aaatacatatggaATTCATATTTACCTTGATTATTTTAGCCTTCACAATAAACTAAACTCCATACTTTTTATCCCTTTATCTTACGCTGCAAAAAAAAGCAATAAAATCATACTTTATTCTTATAGACTATTAGATTAAATGTTTTCAGTGTTTTGTTTCAACTTTGAAACGAAAAACTGAGTGACGTGGGGCCCGGGTTGGGGCACCGTGATGGAGGTTGAGATGTAAGCTTAGTCTGGTATACAGAATTTAAAGCTGACAGTTAATTTTTGGAAATTTTGTTGCACAAAAGTGTTCACAGTAATTAATTAATACTTTCGCTGATAATTTCGAAACATTGGTTTTTACTAATCACACACCAAGCAAATCACTCGGCTTCCTGAAACGCAATGGTTTTTACTAATCACACACCAAGCAAATCACTCGGCTTCCTGAAACGCAACCTAAAAATCAACTCACCAGAGTACTAGGCTAGTCACCACACATAAAAGAACATGCATGCAAGGCAATCACTTGACCCAAACTGGAATACTGCTCTCCCGTATGGGACCCCTACCACACACACAGATCACAAACTAAACTACATACTTTTTATCCTTTTATCTTAAGCTGcacaaaaagaaattaaaaaaaatccttaatttCACAACTGTACATAACATTTCACACGCCCCTGCATGGGCGTATCCCAGATCTTAAATCGTCACTATTGACGACTCGATCTCCTAACAAGAAGAAGAACCTCGGGATTATCAGCTCTCATATGCAGTGATACGACTTCACACACATCATAACATGCGGTGGCCGGGTGCTTCAGATGTACCGACGTATATACTAGCACAATTTAAGCTCTCCATATGTGGGCtgtgagttcaaatcccatgtggggcagttgccggTACTGACaactggtcggtgatttttctccaggtactccggctttcctccaacaACAAACCTAGCTGGTACGTCGTTACATGACGCGACATCAGGATATCAAGGAAGGCAGGACAAAATGTGATAAAAGTACTTAAATTTGTGCTCAtgtgaaattttatgaaattcgtcttaaaagttttaaatttttgcaCGCTAAGGCtcgcaaaatttaaaaaaaaattagactCGATTCATGAattttcttatgaaatgaaaactcATTTAAAGATCCTATAAAATAAGTATTTAGTTACAAGttaatttttattgtttcaGTGAGCTGAACAACACTGCACATTTTCCAATTGCAAGGGCTAGGCCTAGACAATTAGAGAGCTGGACCACAGGAATATACCCCGTCGAAATTTTGCATAATGATCATGAGAGATCCGGATATGTGAAAGTCCATTACATTGGTAAGTATTCACCATTTCTCTTTGTAACATTTTTTAAggtaaatttaaataaagagATCATAGGCTCCAAATTAATGCATAAGTTTCTGTATCTTATAATTATGATGTAGGCATTGGTGACTTTACCAGGCTAAATAACATTGAGACAATTTAACATTAATGTTGAGATATTACTAGTTTGTTCGCCATTGTCATACGTAAGGATTGaccattaaaatatgtttttagaGAGATAATAAGTTTTCAAAAATTGTAAGGATGAATAATTGTATATGTACGTGTCCATGCATTATTCATGTGTTAAAATTGTCCAATTGGCTTGCCAGTTGTTTATATTAACAACATGGCGCACCCTAAGAGTGCTCTAACTTGCCCAATGTACCAATGTTCAACTTTGTCCTAAAATGTTTGACCTTCTATTCATTGCCTTTTTTCTCTCAATTTTTCAGGATGGAACAAAAAATATGATGAGACAATAAAAACTGAAGAAATTGTCACACTCCCAAGACCTTTCACTACATTCTCGAAGAAACTTGCTGTAGCAATCAAAGAAAGTTTGGGTCCTTGTTCAAAGGTAGACAGCCTGGTAAAGTTGAAGCTACCAATTAGTGAGGAGGAGTACAACCTATTGTCAAATTCAGGGACACCCCACAAAGTTACACGAACAAAAACAGTCTACAAAATATCCAGTCGAAACCAGTTAAATCACTACCTAGGTGAAGGATGGGATTACAGAATTTGTAACGAAGAATGTGATAACATCTATGTATTAACATCAACGGTAAAATTTTACCTTCATGTAAGGAAACCCCTGGAAGATTATCAACTATTTCCAGATCATGTGGAAAAGTACAGGATTGACCGAGGATTTCAGCTAACATTTTCATTTGTCCGTAAGTGCGGAAACAGATCTGATGTTAACAAACTACTAAACAGCGACAAGTTGTAATGTGTTGACTTTGTCACTACCTTGTAGTTGATGTGAAAAAGTAGCTTTTTCTGAGTGGTTTACATCCCTTATGTTTGGCTGATCGTTTTTCGTCTGTCACTACCTAGGTGAAGGATGGGATTACAGAATTTGTAACGAAGAATGTGATAACATCTATGTATTAACATCAACGGTAAAATTTTACCTTCATGTAAGGAAACCCCTGGAAGATTATCAACTATTTCCAGATCATGTGGAAAAGTACAGGATTGACCGAGGATTTCAGCTAACATTTTCATTTGTCCGTAAGTGCGGAAACCGATCTGATGTTAACAAACTACTAAACAGCGACAAGTTGTAATGTGTTGACTTTGTCACTACCTTGTAGTTGATGTGAAATAGTAGCTTTTTCTGAGTGGTTTACATCCCTTATGTTTGGCTGATCGTTTTTTGTCTGTCACTACCTAGGTGAAGGATGGGATTACAGAATTTGTAACGAAGAATGTGATAACATCTATGTATTAACATCAACGGTAAAATTTTACCTTCATGTAAGGAAACCCCTGGAAGATTATCAACTATTTCCAGATCATGTGGAAAAGTACAGGATTGACCGAGGATTTCAGCTAACATTTTCATTTGTCCGTAAGTGCGGAAACCGATCTGATGTTAACAAACTACTAAACAGCGACAAGTTGTAATGTGTTGACTTTGTCACTACCTTGTAGTTGATGTGAAATAGTAGCTTTTTCTGAGTGGTTTACATCCCTTATGTTTGGCTGATCGTTTTTCGTCTGTCGTCTTTTTGCCCCAATT
The nucleotide sequence above comes from Argopecten irradians isolate NY chromosome 1, Ai_NY, whole genome shotgun sequence. Encoded proteins:
- the LOC138316115 gene encoding uncharacterized protein isoform X2, whose translation is MGNKMATRSPRLRQIKSKNGDVVDSYHELNNTAHFPIARARPRQLESWTTGIYPVEILHNDHERSGYVKVHYIGWNKKYDETIKTEEIVTLPRPFTTFSKKLAVAIKESLGPCSKVDSLVKLKLPISEEEYNLLSNSGTPHKVTRTKTVYKISSRNQLNHYLGEGWDYRICNEECDNIYVLTSTVKFYLHVRKPLEDYQLFPDHVEKYRIDRGFQLTFSFVRKCGNRSDVNKLLNSDKL